In the Acaryochloris sp. CCMEE 5410 genome, one interval contains:
- a CDS encoding DUF2949 domain-containing protein, which yields MREELLIPADAISLAIRQQHNLSSQLPIILWQFGFLPFSSWTKCLNG from the coding sequence TTGCGGGAAGAGCTGTTGATCCCGGCTGATGCGATCTCACTTGCGATCCGCCAGCAACATAATCTTTCGAGCCAACTTCCCATCATTCTTTGGCAGTTCGGCTTTTTACCATTCAGCAGCTGGACCAAGTGTTTGAATGGTTAG